In Streptomyces sp. RFCAC02, the following proteins share a genomic window:
- the thpR gene encoding RNA 2',3'-cyclic phosphodiesterase: MRLFAAVVPTDEVVRELTGAVRGPAALPGADGLRWNAAVDWHVTVAFYGEVPDDGLPALRAGLVRAAAGTRPFTLGLTGTGTFGDRVLWAGVGGDVPALTRLAGTVPPGASGHDGYRPHLTLARAPRGGAGLAPWTAALAGLRTSPWEVTRLALMGSETGHPYSTEATWPLGVPLVP, from the coding sequence GTGAGGCTCTTCGCCGCTGTGGTGCCCACCGACGAGGTGGTCCGCGAACTGACCGGGGCCGTCCGCGGCCCGGCCGCCCTGCCCGGCGCCGACGGCCTGCGCTGGAACGCGGCCGTCGACTGGCACGTGACGGTCGCCTTCTACGGCGAGGTCCCGGACGACGGGCTGCCCGCCCTGCGCGCCGGCCTCGTCCGCGCGGCGGCGGGGACCCGGCCGTTCACGCTGGGACTCACGGGCACCGGGACGTTCGGCGACCGTGTGCTGTGGGCCGGCGTCGGCGGCGACGTGCCGGCCCTGACGCGGCTGGCGGGGACCGTACCGCCCGGCGCGTCCGGCCACGACGGCTACCGGCCGCACCTCACGCTCGCGCGTGCCCCGCGCGGCGGCGCCGGCCTCGCGCCGTGGACGGCGGCCCTCGCCGGCCTGCGGACGTCCCCCTGGGAGGTGACCCGCCTCGCGCTCATGGGCAGCGAGACCGGACACCCCTACTCGACGGAGGCCACCTGGCCGCTGGGCGTACCGTTGGTCCCGTGA
- the serC gene encoding phosphoserine transaminase → MADIQIPADIKPADGRFGAGPSKVRTEALDALAATGSSLLGTSHRQAPVKDLVGRVRDGVRALFSLPDDYEVILGNGGTTAFWDVATHGLIEAKSQHLSFGEFSSKFAKAASKAPWLDEPTVITANPGTLPQPRAERGADTYAFTHNETSTGVAAPIQRVAGADKTALVLVDATSGAGGLPVDITETDVYYFAPQKVFAADGGLWIAVFSPAALARAERIAASGRHIPEFFSLPTAIDNSRKNQTYNTPALTTLFLMAEQLDWLNGQGGLDWSVGRTADSSGRLYTWADKSEYATPFVTDPAQRSQVIGTIDFADGVDAAAVAKVLRANGIVDTEPYRKLGRNQLRVAMFPAIAPDDVEALTRCIDYVIERL, encoded by the coding sequence GTGGCCGATATCCAGATTCCCGCTGACATCAAGCCCGCCGACGGCCGGTTCGGCGCGGGCCCCTCCAAGGTGCGCACCGAGGCGCTCGACGCCCTGGCGGCGACCGGCAGCTCCCTGCTGGGCACCTCCCACCGGCAGGCGCCCGTCAAGGACCTGGTCGGCCGCGTGCGTGACGGCGTGCGCGCCCTGTTCTCCCTGCCCGACGACTACGAGGTGATCCTCGGCAACGGCGGCACCACCGCGTTCTGGGACGTGGCGACGCACGGGCTGATCGAGGCGAAGTCGCAGCACCTCTCGTTCGGCGAGTTCTCCTCGAAGTTCGCCAAGGCCGCCAGCAAGGCGCCGTGGTTGGACGAGCCGACCGTCATCACCGCGAACCCCGGCACCCTCCCGCAGCCGCGCGCCGAGCGCGGCGCCGACACGTACGCGTTCACGCACAACGAGACCTCCACCGGTGTCGCCGCCCCGATCCAGCGCGTGGCGGGCGCCGACAAGACGGCGCTGGTCCTCGTGGACGCCACGTCCGGCGCCGGCGGCCTGCCGGTGGACATCACCGAGACCGACGTCTACTACTTCGCGCCGCAGAAGGTGTTCGCGGCCGACGGCGGCCTGTGGATCGCGGTGTTCTCGCCCGCCGCCCTGGCGCGCGCCGAGCGGATCGCCGCCTCCGGCCGGCACATCCCCGAGTTCTTCTCGCTGCCCACGGCGATCGACAACTCGCGGAAGAACCAGACGTACAACACCCCGGCCCTCACCACGCTGTTCCTCATGGCGGAGCAGCTCGACTGGCTGAACGGGCAGGGCGGCCTCGACTGGTCGGTCGGCCGCACGGCGGACTCCTCGGGCCGGCTGTACACGTGGGCCGACAAGTCGGAGTACGCGACGCCGTTCGTGACGGACCCGGCGCAGCGTTCCCAGGTCATCGGCACGATCGACTTCGCCGACGGTGTCGACGCGGCGGCCGTGGCGAAGGTCCTGCGGGCCAACGGCATCGTGGACACCGAGCCGTACCGCAAGCTGGGCCGCAACCAGCTCCGCGTCGCGATGTTCCCGGCGATCGCGCCGGACGACGTCGAGGCGCTGACCCGCTGCATCGACTACGTGATCGAGCGCCTCTGA
- a CDS encoding aldo/keto reductase: MQYTQLGRTGLKVSRIVLGTMNFGPFTTEEDSHALMDAALDAGVNFFDTANIYGGPDSRGRTEEILGSWFARGGGRREKVVLATKVYGSTTPTGQDPWPNTDRLSALSIRRNVEASLKRLGTDHIDLYQFHHIDRATPWDEIWQAVDVLVQQGKILYAGSSNFAGWHIAGANEAAARRGSLGLVSEQCLYNLVERRAEMEVLPAAQGYGLGVIPWSPLAGGLLGGAVRKEREGGAAGRRSADALANSGRREQIEAYEDLLAKAGLEPGEAALAWLLTRPGVTGPIVGPRVREQLDSAVRAVDLELDADVLAGLDDIFPGPGPSPEAFAW; the protein is encoded by the coding sequence ATGCAGTACACACAGCTCGGACGCACGGGTCTCAAGGTCAGCCGCATCGTCCTCGGCACGATGAATTTCGGTCCGTTCACGACCGAGGAGGACAGCCACGCTCTCATGGACGCCGCCCTCGACGCGGGCGTGAACTTCTTCGACACCGCCAACATCTACGGCGGCCCGGACTCCAGGGGCCGCACCGAGGAGATCCTCGGCTCGTGGTTCGCGCGGGGCGGCGGGCGCCGCGAGAAGGTCGTCCTCGCCACCAAGGTCTACGGCAGCACCACGCCGACCGGACAGGACCCCTGGCCCAACACGGACCGCCTCTCCGCCCTCAGCATCCGCCGCAACGTGGAGGCCAGCCTCAAGCGGCTCGGCACCGACCACATCGACCTGTACCAGTTCCACCACATCGACCGCGCCACGCCGTGGGACGAGATCTGGCAGGCCGTCGACGTCCTCGTGCAGCAGGGCAAGATCCTGTACGCCGGCTCGTCGAACTTCGCCGGCTGGCACATCGCCGGCGCCAACGAGGCCGCCGCGCGGCGCGGGTCCCTGGGCCTGGTCAGCGAGCAGTGCCTGTACAACCTGGTGGAGCGCCGCGCCGAGATGGAGGTGCTGCCGGCCGCCCAGGGCTACGGCCTCGGCGTCATCCCGTGGTCGCCGCTGGCGGGCGGCCTGCTGGGCGGCGCGGTCCGCAAGGAGCGCGAGGGCGGCGCCGCCGGACGCCGGTCGGCCGACGCGCTCGCGAACAGCGGCAGGCGCGAGCAGATCGAGGCGTACGAGGACCTGCTCGCGAAGGCCGGCCTCGAACCGGGTGAGGCGGCCCTCGCCTGGCTGCTGACCCGCCCCGGCGTGACCGGCCCGATCGTCGGCCCGCGGGTCAGGGAGCAGCTCGACTCGGCCGTCCGCGCGGTGGACCTGGAGCTGGACGCCGACGTACTGGCCGGCCTCGACGACATCTTCCCCGGCCCCGGCCCGTCCCCGGAGGCGTTCGCCTGGTGA
- a CDS encoding DUF1156 domain-containing protein, giving the protein MQLSFTDLDGPDTDDAGAGGRLERRFDAPFVARLALREKQVQQSYRPVIGIHKWFARRPGSVFRSLLLAEFGDRDLSEAYWRGNRVDGVVADPFMGGGTTVFESLRLGLGVVAGDVSPMSYWLVRQAVEPLDEDAFTRAGQEVHAALNDRVGDLYETRCTGCGDTAPVKYFLWVKTCRCPGCSATVSLFPGLRVAESVRHPKEVYTCPTCDTLHEFAKGEERTCPTCARDLSRGNARRGKTECLACGHTFAHADHLASPPEHRLFAIEYQCSHCYAGTPGRQFKSPDAEDHARVGRAADRLAADDTLTALLPDEEIPEGDETNRLLRWKYRTYRQLFGVRQQLGLATLAGLLRDVPDRRTRHALATVFSDALRYQNLLCRYDTYALKCQDIFSVHGFPVGLVVCENNLAGIPRVGSGSFVHFLEKYAKAKRYAREPYETLPGPGPRRTVPAAGETIEAPLTAAEPDGGGRAAWLRCGPSQAMELRPGSIDAVLTDPPYYDNVQYAELMDFCYVWLRRVLGDEVPEFRAPTTRTPAELTGNRTLSRGLDAFTAGLSDVFTRMARALKPGAPFAFTYHHNDPEAYVPLAVAMLDAGFTCTAVLPAPAEMAASLHIAGTNSSILDSIFVCRDATTAVPEPGLPMDTAAVDAAVARDTASMRAGGYACTAGDTACLRAGHVAAAAVRTLAAAGWDAAPPVEARMDAVRRAVRALT; this is encoded by the coding sequence ATGCAGCTTTCGTTCACCGACCTCGACGGTCCGGATACGGATGACGCCGGGGCCGGTGGGCGTCTGGAGCGCCGGTTCGACGCGCCGTTCGTGGCGCGGCTCGCGCTGCGCGAGAAGCAGGTGCAGCAGTCGTACCGGCCCGTCATCGGCATCCACAAGTGGTTCGCGCGGCGGCCCGGAAGCGTGTTCCGCAGCCTGCTGCTCGCCGAGTTCGGCGACCGCGACCTGTCCGAGGCGTACTGGCGGGGCAACCGCGTCGACGGCGTCGTCGCCGACCCGTTCATGGGCGGCGGCACCACCGTCTTCGAGTCGCTGCGCCTCGGCCTCGGCGTCGTCGCCGGTGACGTCAGCCCGATGTCGTACTGGCTGGTCAGGCAGGCCGTCGAACCCCTCGACGAGGACGCCTTCACCCGCGCCGGGCAGGAGGTCCACGCCGCCCTGAACGACCGCGTCGGCGACCTGTACGAGACCCGCTGCACCGGCTGCGGCGACACCGCGCCCGTCAAGTACTTCCTGTGGGTCAAGACGTGCCGCTGCCCCGGCTGCTCCGCGACCGTCTCCCTCTTCCCCGGCCTCCGCGTCGCCGAGTCCGTCCGCCACCCGAAGGAGGTGTACACCTGCCCGACCTGCGACACGCTGCACGAGTTCGCCAAGGGCGAGGAGCGCACCTGCCCCACGTGCGCGCGCGACCTGTCCCGGGGCAACGCCCGTCGCGGGAAGACCGAATGCCTCGCGTGCGGCCACACGTTCGCCCACGCCGACCACCTCGCGTCCCCGCCCGAGCACCGCCTCTTCGCCATCGAGTACCAGTGCTCCCACTGCTACGCGGGCACCCCGGGGCGGCAGTTCAAGAGCCCCGACGCCGAGGACCACGCCCGCGTCGGGCGTGCCGCGGACCGCCTCGCCGCCGACGACACCCTCACCGCGCTGCTGCCCGACGAGGAGATCCCCGAGGGCGACGAGACGAACCGCCTCCTGCGCTGGAAGTACCGCACGTACCGGCAGCTCTTCGGCGTCCGCCAGCAGCTCGGCCTCGCCACCCTCGCCGGCCTCCTGCGCGACGTCCCCGACCGCCGCACGCGCCACGCCCTGGCCACCGTCTTCAGCGACGCCCTGCGCTACCAGAACCTCCTGTGCCGCTACGACACCTACGCCCTCAAGTGCCAGGACATCTTCTCCGTCCACGGCTTCCCCGTCGGCCTCGTCGTCTGCGAGAACAACCTCGCCGGCATCCCCCGCGTCGGCTCAGGATCGTTCGTCCACTTCCTGGAGAAGTACGCGAAGGCCAAGCGGTACGCCCGCGAGCCGTACGAGACGCTGCCGGGCCCCGGGCCGCGGCGGACCGTCCCCGCCGCGGGCGAGACGATCGAGGCGCCCCTCACGGCCGCCGAACCGGACGGCGGCGGGCGCGCCGCGTGGCTGCGCTGCGGCCCGTCCCAGGCGATGGAGCTGCGGCCCGGCAGCATCGACGCCGTCCTCACCGACCCGCCGTACTACGACAACGTCCAGTACGCCGAGCTGATGGACTTCTGCTACGTGTGGCTGCGCCGCGTCCTCGGCGACGAGGTCCCCGAGTTCCGGGCGCCCACGACCCGCACGCCCGCCGAGCTGACCGGCAACCGGACGCTGAGCCGCGGCCTGGACGCCTTCACGGCCGGCCTGAGCGACGTGTTCACGCGGATGGCGCGGGCGCTGAAGCCGGGCGCGCCGTTCGCGTTCACCTACCACCACAACGACCCGGAGGCGTACGTCCCGCTCGCCGTCGCCATGCTGGACGCCGGGTTCACGTGCACCGCCGTCCTGCCCGCGCCCGCCGAGATGGCCGCCTCGCTCCACATCGCCGGCACGAACTCGTCCATCCTCGACTCGATCTTCGTGTGCCGCGACGCCACCACGGCCGTGCCGGAACCGGGCCTGCCGATGGACACCGCCGCCGTGGACGCCGCCGTCGCCCGCGACACCGCGAGCATGCGCGCCGGCGGCTACGCCTGCACCGCCGGGGACACCGCCTGCCTGCGCGCGGGCCACGTCGCCGCGGCGGCCGTCCGTACCCTCGCCGCCGCCGGCTGGGACGCGGCGCCGCCCGTCGAGGCCCGCATGGACGCCGTCCGCAGGGCCGTCCGCGCCCTGACCTGA
- a CDS encoding TetR/AcrR family transcriptional regulator: MTTARPGRPFDPAVGEAALRATLELLEEKGYTGLRVADVAREAGVGLGALYRRWPDKRSLVLAALRGAARDRDIPVTDDPMADLVTGLKTLASRLGERATPLLSIILTGTDPQLADAVREAKFAPLRDSHYERLRRVVGDVPDLEVRADIGPALIFLHVMMRGSAPSDEYIRTAILPAMLRGTDGAP, encoded by the coding sequence ATGACAACCGCCCGGCCGGGGCGGCCGTTCGATCCGGCGGTCGGGGAGGCCGCGCTGCGGGCCACGCTGGAGCTGCTGGAGGAGAAGGGGTACACCGGTCTGCGCGTCGCGGACGTGGCGCGGGAGGCCGGGGTCGGCCTCGGCGCGCTCTACCGCCGCTGGCCGGACAAGCGCTCCCTCGTCCTCGCGGCGCTGCGCGGCGCCGCGCGGGACCGCGACATCCCGGTCACCGACGACCCGATGGCCGACCTCGTCACCGGCCTGAAGACCCTCGCCTCCCGCCTCGGGGAACGCGCGACGCCCCTGCTCTCCATCATCCTGACCGGTACCGACCCGCAGCTCGCGGACGCCGTGCGCGAGGCCAAGTTCGCACCCCTGCGCGACAGTCACTACGAGCGGCTGCGCCGCGTCGTGGGGGACGTGCCCGATCTGGAGGTCCGCGCCGACATCGGCCCGGCCCTGATCTTCCTGCACGTGATGATGCGCGGCAGCGCGCCGTCCGACGAGTACATCCGCACGGCGATCCTGCCCGCGATGCTCCGCGGCACGGACGGTGCGCCGTGA
- a CDS encoding AAA family ATPase — MTGGRDPVAALASSVVLVTGVMAAGKSTVAQLIAERLPRAAHVRGDVFRRMMVTGRADPTPAGTPEEAAQLRLRHRLSAATADTYAAAGWTAVVQDIVIGPDLADWVAAVTTPSLYVVVLAPSPTAVARREAERPKTGYGGGWTVASLDTALRRGTPRLGLWLDTSRQTPDETVRAVLARLPEARIARPAAEG, encoded by the coding sequence GTGACCGGCGGCCGGGACCCGGTGGCCGCGCTCGCCTCGTCCGTGGTCCTCGTCACCGGCGTCATGGCGGCCGGCAAGTCCACCGTCGCCCAGCTCATCGCCGAACGGCTGCCCCGCGCCGCCCACGTCCGCGGCGACGTCTTCCGCCGCATGATGGTCACGGGCCGCGCGGACCCGACGCCGGCGGGTACCCCGGAGGAGGCGGCCCAGCTCCGGCTCCGCCACCGCCTGTCGGCCGCCACCGCCGACACGTACGCGGCGGCCGGGTGGACGGCGGTCGTGCAGGACATCGTGATCGGCCCCGACCTGGCCGACTGGGTCGCGGCGGTCACCACACCGTCCCTGTACGTCGTGGTGCTCGCCCCCTCCCCCACGGCCGTCGCACGGCGCGAGGCGGAACGGCCCAAGACCGGCTACGGCGGCGGCTGGACCGTCGCGTCGCTCGACACCGCGCTGCGCCGCGGCACGCCCCGCCTCGGCCTGTGGCTCGACACCTCGCGGCAGACCCCGGACGAGACGGTGCGCGCCGTGCTGGCCCGGCTGCCGGAGGCACGGATCGCGCGGCCCGCCGCGGAGGGCTGA